From a single Cyclobacterium marinum DSM 745 genomic region:
- a CDS encoding family 20 glycosylhydrolase codes for MNKITQIFTIIILINGFFACQTSPNWNETVDNIYIDWELKTNFTAEEGQFEAVFGIENQSNHLLGEKDWALFFSMSPRGIVSTENADITHINGDWYKITPIKGFSLAPGERIEIPYVGIEGVIKETDAPMGMYFVFYEEDGESEEIVAVNNVEVKPFVEDQQRLRGTMDKESPYSAESQYDSNSQLVKLENEDLMPIIPTPFQVKKGEGDFIIDETITIGFEKGLSNEAEYLMDKLSELTGEKFSMEEVSGIHAGIALKLEDIQVNGKSEEAYQLLIDQTGVTISGSDPAGVFYGLQSLLALLGNEAYLNQKLPLTLPYISIADAPRFGFRSLHMDVARNFQSKETIKKTLDIMSHYKLNHFLFYTTEDEGWRVEIPGLPELTEVGAQREHTQSMDDPVVHPGYGSGPFAYEEGKNGSGFYTREEFVDILEYAKARHITVIPVLNFPGHARAAIKSMEKRYLRLMEEGKKEEAEAYRLVDPEDQSEYMSAQSFKDNVVNVASASTYDFYLKVVDELAKMYEDAGLELRKMHSGGDEVAEGAWTASPQAKKLLESLPEISDPKNLQTYFFSTLLDKLADRDLEMHVWEEMVLLKDESGVYKPNPDFAGKNVVPYIWNNMFDYPDLGYQLANMGYEVVLCNVSNFYFDLAYSNDPEEPGLYWAGFVNTKNAWAFAPYDWFKTTYKTSMGEVIDREKDFKDMVRIDPAAKNNIIGLEAQLWTETVKGPEMAEYYMFPKMLGFAESAWAAERDWEKESDLKKMDQKITKGWNEFANRVGQTAFPKLKWWNGGLNYRVAPPGAKVVDGKLHANVNFPGLEIRYTTDGTEPTIASNTYTGPIEINEEVKLKVFDNTGKSSRSIVVAPKVWELRESK; via the coding sequence ATGAATAAAATCACTCAGATCTTTACCATTATAATTCTAATAAATGGGTTTTTTGCCTGCCAAACATCTCCGAATTGGAATGAAACGGTGGATAATATTTATATCGATTGGGAATTAAAAACCAACTTCACAGCAGAAGAAGGACAGTTCGAGGCTGTTTTTGGAATAGAAAATCAAAGCAATCATTTGCTTGGCGAAAAAGACTGGGCATTATTTTTTAGCATGTCACCAAGAGGTATAGTCTCTACTGAAAATGCTGACATCACTCATATCAATGGAGATTGGTATAAAATTACTCCTATCAAAGGTTTTTCTTTGGCCCCCGGAGAACGGATAGAAATTCCTTATGTGGGGATTGAAGGCGTGATCAAAGAAACAGATGCTCCTATGGGTATGTATTTTGTTTTTTATGAAGAAGATGGGGAGTCTGAAGAAATTGTTGCTGTAAATAATGTAGAAGTTAAGCCGTTTGTGGAGGATCAGCAGCGTTTGAGAGGGACTATGGATAAAGAATCCCCTTATTCAGCAGAGAGTCAATATGATAGCAATTCCCAGTTGGTAAAATTGGAAAATGAAGATTTAATGCCCATTATTCCTACTCCCTTCCAAGTGAAAAAAGGAGAGGGTGATTTTATTATCGATGAAACCATTACAATTGGTTTTGAAAAAGGGCTATCCAATGAAGCTGAATACTTAATGGACAAATTAAGTGAACTGACAGGAGAAAAATTTTCAATGGAAGAGGTAAGTGGTATTCATGCCGGGATTGCTTTAAAGCTTGAAGATATCCAAGTCAACGGGAAAAGTGAAGAAGCTTATCAATTGTTAATTGACCAAACAGGAGTTACCATTTCAGGGAGCGATCCTGCTGGAGTATTTTATGGATTGCAAAGTTTATTGGCTCTTTTGGGAAATGAAGCTTACTTAAATCAAAAATTGCCATTGACTTTACCTTATATAAGTATTGCTGATGCACCAAGATTTGGTTTCAGAAGTTTACATATGGACGTAGCGAGAAATTTTCAAAGCAAAGAAACCATAAAGAAGACATTGGACATCATGTCTCATTATAAGTTAAATCATTTTCTTTTTTATACTACTGAAGATGAAGGGTGGAGGGTTGAAATCCCCGGCTTGCCGGAATTGACAGAAGTAGGCGCACAAAGAGAACATACTCAAAGCATGGATGACCCTGTGGTTCACCCGGGTTATGGATCAGGTCCATTTGCTTATGAAGAAGGAAAAAACGGGAGTGGATTTTATACTAGAGAAGAATTTGTGGATATTCTTGAATATGCTAAAGCGCGACATATAACCGTGATTCCAGTACTCAACTTTCCAGGGCATGCACGAGCAGCGATCAAGTCTATGGAAAAAAGATATTTAAGATTAATGGAGGAGGGTAAAAAAGAAGAGGCAGAAGCATATCGTTTAGTAGATCCTGAAGATCAATCTGAATACATGTCCGCGCAATCATTCAAAGACAATGTGGTCAATGTAGCTAGTGCCTCAACTTATGATTTTTACCTTAAAGTAGTAGACGAGTTGGCAAAAATGTATGAGGATGCCGGATTGGAACTAAGGAAAATGCATTCAGGAGGAGATGAAGTGGCTGAAGGAGCTTGGACAGCTTCTCCTCAAGCCAAGAAGCTTTTAGAAAGTTTGCCCGAAATCAGTGACCCAAAAAATCTCCAAACTTACTTTTTTAGTACCCTCTTGGATAAGTTGGCGGATAGGGACTTGGAAATGCATGTGTGGGAGGAGATGGTACTGTTAAAAGATGAATCTGGCGTTTATAAACCCAATCCGGATTTTGCGGGCAAAAACGTTGTGCCTTATATATGGAACAATATGTTTGATTATCCGGATCTGGGATATCAATTAGCCAATATGGGCTATGAAGTAGTTTTATGTAATGTGTCCAATTTTTATTTTGATCTGGCCTATAGCAATGATCCTGAAGAACCGGGCTTATACTGGGCAGGGTTTGTCAATACCAAGAATGCTTGGGCCTTTGCTCCGTATGATTGGTTCAAGACTACTTATAAAACCAGTATGGGGGAAGTTATTGATAGGGAAAAAGATTTTAAAGACATGGTTAGGATTGACCCTGCTGCGAAAAACAATATTATCGGTCTGGAAGCACAATTGTGGACAGAAACGGTAAAAGGTCCTGAAATGGCAGAGTATTACATGTTTCCTAAGATGCTTGGTTTTGCAGAGAGTGCATGGGCGGCTGAAAGAGATTGGGAAAAAGAATCTGACTTGAAGAAAATGGATCAAAAAATCACCAAGGGCTGGAATGAATTTGCCAATAGAGTTGGGCAAACAGCTTTTCCAAAACTGAAATGGTGGAATGGAGGCTTAAATTACCGTGTGGCTCCTCCCGGGGCAAAAGTTGTGGATGGTAAACTGCATGCTAACGTAAATTTCCCAGGCTTGGAAATTCGGTATACCACAGATGGGACAGAACCTACTATTGCATCAAATACCTATACAGGACCTATAGAAATAAATGAAGAAGTAAAATTAAAGGTTTTTGATAATACAGGTAAAAGCAGTAGGTCCATAGTGGTGGCTCCAAAAGTATGGGAGTTGCGGGAATCAAAATAA
- a CDS encoding acyltransferase family protein produces MKPTITRLISLDALRGFTIAAMILVNYPGSWSHVYPPLLHAEWHGMTMTDFIFPFFIFMVGVSVAFAYSKRLDEGVPKAGMYKKIIIRAIKLFVLGIFLNLIPDFDFSHMRIAGVLQRISIVFLASSFLFLNVGWKKQAYLGGGILVFYWLCMTLIPTPDEGVVLLEPGRNLAAWIDRMFLPGKMWEGTWDPEGFFTTLPAIVTGILGLLAGRILLSNFNENLKSNYLMSIGLVLVLIGLLWAQVFPINKHLWTSSFTLITGGAGFLGLGASYFLVDILGKKKGTSVGIIFGANAISVYVLADVLSLVFYGFEIGGQSLNAHFLDLFTGIGLPVNLVSMLYAILFVMINFIPAYILYKKKIFIKL; encoded by the coding sequence ATGAAGCCTACAATTACAAGATTGATATCTCTGGATGCGCTCCGGGGATTTACCATAGCTGCCATGATTCTAGTGAATTACCCGGGATCATGGAGTCATGTATATCCACCCTTATTGCATGCAGAATGGCATGGAATGACAATGACAGATTTCATTTTTCCATTCTTCATTTTCATGGTAGGTGTGTCTGTGGCTTTCGCTTATTCTAAGAGACTTGATGAAGGCGTTCCCAAAGCCGGTATGTATAAAAAAATTATTATTCGTGCGATAAAGCTTTTCGTTTTAGGTATTTTTCTTAATCTCATTCCCGATTTCGATTTTTCCCATATGCGCATCGCAGGGGTTTTACAAAGAATTTCAATTGTCTTTTTGGCAAGTTCATTTCTATTTTTAAATGTAGGCTGGAAAAAGCAAGCCTACTTAGGTGGAGGTATACTTGTATTTTACTGGCTGTGTATGACATTGATTCCAACCCCAGATGAGGGAGTAGTGTTGTTAGAACCCGGTAGAAATCTTGCTGCATGGATCGACCGCATGTTTTTGCCTGGTAAAATGTGGGAAGGGACCTGGGATCCTGAAGGATTTTTCACAACTCTTCCTGCTATAGTAACAGGTATTCTAGGACTTTTAGCCGGAAGAATCCTATTGTCAAATTTTAACGAAAACTTGAAATCAAATTACCTTATGTCTATAGGGCTTGTGCTTGTACTGATCGGTTTACTTTGGGCTCAAGTTTTCCCTATAAACAAGCACCTTTGGACCAGTTCTTTTACTTTGATTACCGGTGGAGCAGGATTTCTCGGTTTGGGGGCAAGCTATTTCTTGGTAGATATTCTTGGTAAAAAGAAGGGTACCTCTGTTGGGATCATTTTCGGTGCCAATGCTATTTCTGTTTACGTTTTGGCTGATGTTTTGTCCTTGGTGTTTTATGGATTTGAAATTGGAGGTCAATCACTAAACGCCCACTTTTTGGACCTGTTCACAGGTATCGGGCTTCCTGTAAACCTGGTAAGTATGCTTTATGCAATTTTGTTTGTTATGATCAATTTCATCCCTGCTTACATCCTTTACAAGAAAAAAATATTTATAAAACTCTGA
- a CDS encoding sialidase/neuraminidase family protein, which translates to MITRNLCFYCRLFFFFSLPLTVCSQTGSIHEPVRYIGGNSIDPDLHEGRLRYAIGVDSRQTLRVNRTHPQKADDHGWTYNHASNLAYWKGTFYQQYLSNPVDEHIAPGQTLMITSKDGRKWSKPEVIFPPYVPPAGVKIPEGYDGYMMHQRMGFYVSKSNKLLTLAFYGHTEDPFEKGGIGRVVREVKEDGSYGPIYFIRYNSHTQWNETNTSYPFYKTSKDKAFVAACEELLANTLITLQWRDEDNGLDGFYTGKRGGEAFSYYSRKDGAIVGFWKRSATALSTDGGKHFSTPVKAETLTMAGGKIWAQQTEDNRYALIYNPIKIDEYRYPLIVVSSDDGIIFDDMVLVQGEVPPRRFYGRWKDFGPCYVRGIVEGNGNPPGEDMWLTYSMNKEDMWVSKVPIPIRYAVNGPVKEDFNQLSENGAIPNWNIYSPRWAPVNVVKSPVNSGMALQLSDEDPYDYARAIRVFENSQNIEIGWDFMVPEINKGLMEMEITDQFGNRPIRLKLTELGDLIYHDGHKEVNLGQFGYNKWHSLKLDLHAGINGFYDLYWNDNVVAKKLPLTVAVKSVERISFRTGAYRDLPNRKTPNEDPEPPLPGSDTKVALGIFYIDNVFAFPKR; encoded by the coding sequence ATGATTACCCGTAACCTTTGTTTTTATTGTCGCCTATTTTTCTTCTTTAGTTTACCGCTAACCGTTTGTAGCCAAACAGGCAGCATCCACGAACCTGTGCGCTATATAGGAGGAAACAGCATAGATCCCGACCTTCACGAAGGAAGATTAAGGTATGCTATTGGTGTTGACAGCAGACAAACGTTACGGGTGAACAGAACCCATCCCCAAAAGGCAGATGACCATGGATGGACTTATAACCACGCCTCTAACTTGGCTTATTGGAAAGGTACATTTTATCAACAATACCTAAGCAATCCGGTAGATGAGCACATTGCGCCCGGCCAAACCCTAATGATTACTTCCAAAGATGGCAGGAAATGGTCAAAGCCGGAAGTTATTTTCCCACCCTATGTTCCGCCTGCTGGTGTCAAAATTCCTGAAGGGTATGATGGCTATATGATGCATCAAAGGATGGGTTTCTATGTAAGTAAAAGCAATAAATTACTTACCCTTGCTTTTTATGGACATACAGAAGATCCTTTTGAAAAGGGAGGTATCGGAAGAGTGGTGAGAGAGGTAAAAGAAGATGGTAGTTATGGACCTATTTATTTTATTCGATACAATAGCCATACCCAGTGGAATGAAACCAACACCTCTTACCCATTTTATAAAACATCCAAGGACAAGGCTTTTGTTGCCGCCTGTGAAGAGTTATTGGCCAATACCCTGATCACCCTACAATGGAGAGATGAAGACAATGGTTTGGATGGTTTTTATACAGGTAAACGTGGCGGAGAAGCATTTTCTTACTATTCAAGAAAAGATGGGGCAATAGTAGGTTTTTGGAAAAGATCCGCAACTGCTTTGTCTACTGATGGGGGAAAACACTTTTCCACCCCTGTTAAGGCCGAAACCCTCACCATGGCAGGTGGTAAAATATGGGCGCAGCAAACTGAAGACAATCGCTATGCTTTGATTTATAACCCCATAAAAATTGATGAATACAGGTACCCGCTTATCGTAGTTAGCTCTGATGACGGAATTATTTTTGATGACATGGTTTTGGTTCAAGGCGAAGTTCCTCCCCGAAGATTTTATGGTAGATGGAAAGATTTTGGTCCATGTTATGTCAGAGGTATCGTGGAAGGTAATGGAAACCCTCCGGGTGAAGATATGTGGCTTACCTACAGTATGAACAAGGAAGACATGTGGGTAAGTAAAGTGCCCATACCAATCAGGTATGCTGTAAATGGCCCTGTGAAAGAAGACTTTAACCAACTATCGGAAAATGGAGCCATTCCAAACTGGAACATTTATTCTCCTCGATGGGCTCCGGTAAACGTTGTAAAGTCTCCCGTAAACTCAGGTATGGCCTTGCAACTTTCGGATGAGGACCCTTATGATTATGCCAGGGCCATTAGGGTATTTGAAAACAGCCAAAATATTGAAATCGGCTGGGATTTTATGGTCCCTGAAATCAACAAAGGCTTAATGGAGATGGAGATCACTGACCAATTTGGCAATCGACCAATCCGTTTAAAACTTACAGAATTGGGAGATTTGATATATCACGATGGACATAAGGAAGTGAATCTAGGCCAATTTGGCTATAACAAATGGCATAGCCTAAAATTAGACCTACATGCAGGCATTAATGGGTTTTATGACTTGTATTGGAATGATAATGTGGTAGCAAAAAAGTTACCGCTAACAGTTGCTGTAAAATCAGTAGAAAGAATTTCTTTTAGGACAGGTGCCTATAGGGATCTTCCCAATAGAAAAACTCCCAACGAAGACCCTGAGCCTCCATTACCGGGATCTGATACAAAAGTGGCTTTGGGCATATTTTATATAGACAATGTATTTGCTTTCCCAAAAAGGTAA
- a CDS encoding 2'-5' RNA ligase family protein, with amino-acid sequence MGLINHYATLHELALSIVRKEGFSIDKELNNPKDHRRGLTLLLRPNPRLIEALNQFIFEGKSLFPNQYFYPPTDLHLTIMPIISCYEGFSLDNLDLSTYDQLIKNSLKGICKFEIRFEGVFASPSCLMVKGFPLDENLMNLRQNLRKSFATSNVEQSLDKRYKLVAAHSTLVRFTKPIEEKEKVIALIDAYKNFNFGTQYFDQVEFVYNDWYQRESIVRTLHTYPLP; translated from the coding sequence ATGGGGCTTATAAACCATTATGCCACCCTGCATGAATTAGCTCTTTCCATCGTCAGGAAGGAGGGGTTTTCCATAGATAAGGAATTGAATAACCCAAAGGACCATAGAAGAGGACTAACCCTTTTGCTACGACCTAATCCTAGGTTAATAGAGGCCTTAAATCAATTTATTTTCGAAGGTAAGTCCCTTTTTCCGAATCAATATTTTTATCCACCTACAGACCTCCACCTGACCATAATGCCCATTATATCCTGTTATGAAGGCTTTTCTTTGGATAACCTGGATTTGAGCACTTATGATCAATTGATAAAAAATTCCTTGAAAGGTATCTGTAAGTTTGAAATTAGATTTGAGGGAGTATTTGCCTCCCCATCTTGTTTGATGGTCAAAGGGTTTCCCCTTGATGAAAATTTAATGAATTTAAGACAAAATTTGAGGAAATCTTTTGCTACTTCAAATGTAGAACAATCTTTAGACAAGCGTTATAAATTGGTTGCTGCCCATAGTACTTTGGTCAGGTTTACAAAACCCATTGAAGAAAAAGAAAAGGTAATTGCCTTAATTGATGCCTATAAAAATTTCAATTTTGGGACACAGTATTTTGATCAAGTAGAATTTGTCTACAATGATTGGTACCAGAGGGAGTCTATTGTCAGAACTTTGCATACTTATCCACTTCCATAA
- a CDS encoding thymidine kinase has translation MFIEPSLGKTGKSGPKGQLEVICGSMFSGKTEELIRRLNRALIAKQRVEIFKPAIDKRYDENNVVSHNENIIRSTPVQFADDILLLAGNCDVVGIDEVQFFDAQIIPVVEQLANNGIRVIVAGLDMDFEGKPFEPMPQLLAIAEYVTKVHAICMKCGDLASYSFRLSGDKSKVMLGEKESYEARCRKCFYNL, from the coding sequence ATGTTTATTGAGCCATCGCTAGGGAAAACCGGGAAATCCGGACCAAAAGGACAGCTGGAAGTAATCTGTGGCTCAATGTTTTCCGGTAAAACTGAGGAATTGATTAGAAGGCTAAACAGGGCCTTAATAGCCAAACAAAGAGTGGAAATATTCAAACCTGCCATTGACAAAAGGTATGATGAAAACAATGTAGTTTCACACAATGAAAACATAATCCGTTCTACTCCCGTCCAATTCGCAGATGACATTTTACTACTTGCAGGAAATTGTGATGTAGTGGGTATTGACGAAGTTCAGTTTTTTGATGCGCAAATAATACCGGTGGTGGAACAATTGGCAAATAATGGCATTAGGGTTATTGTTGCCGGCTTAGACATGGATTTTGAGGGCAAGCCCTTTGAACCTATGCCACAATTATTGGCCATCGCAGAATACGTAACCAAGGTGCATGCGATTTGCATGAAATGTGGGGACCTTGCATCTTATAGTTTCAGACTTTCCGGAGATAAGTCCAAAGTAATGTTGGGTGAAAAAGAGAGCTATGAAGCCCGCTGTCGAAAGTGTTTTTATAACCTGTAA
- the recO gene encoding DNA repair protein RecO has protein sequence MLKKTTGIVIGYTKYRETSIITKIFTRELGLKSYVVNGVRSSKSASKVALFQPLTLVDMVVYDKENANIQRISEIKSDLSFQRIPFDFIRSGISMFMAEVLGKVVFDNYQNELLFDHLRVKILSLDAADYQPGLFALYFLISTSRYLGFEPEDAADFFLQLPVDQTGSNYKIKLQFLNQLLVEEPQVAPQVPGNIKRQLLDDWILFYKIHIDGFGEIKSLQVLRTLLS, from the coding sequence ATGCTAAAAAAAACTACAGGAATTGTAATCGGTTACACCAAATACAGGGAAACATCGATTATTACTAAGATATTCACCCGAGAGTTGGGCTTGAAATCCTATGTTGTAAATGGCGTGAGGTCAAGCAAATCCGCTTCAAAGGTTGCCTTATTTCAGCCGCTAACATTGGTTGATATGGTCGTTTATGACAAAGAGAATGCAAATATTCAGAGAATTTCGGAAATAAAATCAGATCTAAGCTTTCAGCGAATTCCTTTTGATTTCATTCGCTCGGGAATCAGTATGTTTATGGCAGAAGTACTAGGGAAAGTCGTCTTTGACAACTATCAAAATGAGTTACTTTTTGATCATTTAAGGGTTAAGATTTTGTCCCTTGATGCAGCGGATTACCAACCTGGGCTTTTTGCTCTCTACTTTTTAATAAGCACCTCACGATATTTAGGTTTTGAACCTGAGGATGCGGCCGACTTTTTCTTACAATTGCCTGTTGATCAAACAGGGAGTAATTATAAAATTAAATTGCAGTTTTTAAACCAACTTTTAGTAGAGGAACCGCAGGTTGCCCCCCAGGTACCGGGAAATATTAAAAGGCAACTTTTAGATGACTGGATCTTATTTTATAAAATTCACATTGATGGGTTTGGGGAAATAAAATCGCTTCAGGTGCTAAGGACCCTACTCTCCTAA
- a CDS encoding isopenicillin N synthase family dioxygenase gives MSDILFEEVPCLDLADFISGNKSKKAAFVSKLGEAYENIGFVSIKNHGLDQAMQDELYAAIQNFFSLPDEKKSKYEKPEIGFQRGYTGKGKEHAKGRNTGDLKEFYHVGQPLDQISNDDPVKEEYVANIWPKEIPEYKDISIKVFQTLEAAGKIMLQAIALNLGLKENYFDSKIENGNSILRSIHYFPITDPDAVPEDAVRAAEHGDINLITLLMGASADGLQVLRRDGKWIPITALPDQLVVNVGDMLERLTNKKLKSTIHRVVNPPRELMNTSRYSIPFFLHPRSEMDLSCLDSCVDQDHPKAFEDCTAGEFLDERLKELGLKK, from the coding sequence ATGAGCGATATTTTATTTGAAGAAGTTCCTTGCTTAGACTTGGCCGATTTTATCTCCGGTAATAAGAGTAAAAAAGCAGCATTTGTTAGCAAACTGGGAGAAGCCTATGAAAACATTGGTTTTGTATCAATAAAAAATCATGGACTTGACCAAGCCATGCAAGATGAATTGTATGCGGCCATCCAAAACTTTTTCTCACTTCCTGATGAAAAAAAATCCAAGTATGAAAAGCCTGAGATAGGCTTTCAAAGAGGATATACCGGAAAAGGAAAAGAACATGCCAAAGGAAGAAATACAGGCGACCTAAAAGAATTTTATCATGTTGGTCAGCCACTTGACCAAATATCAAATGATGACCCTGTAAAAGAAGAATATGTCGCCAATATTTGGCCTAAAGAAATTCCCGAATACAAGGATATTTCAATTAAGGTTTTCCAAACCCTTGAAGCCGCAGGAAAGATTATGCTTCAAGCTATCGCATTGAACTTAGGTCTAAAGGAAAACTATTTTGATAGTAAAATAGAAAATGGCAATTCTATCCTTCGCTCCATCCACTATTTTCCGATCACAGATCCCGATGCTGTGCCCGAGGATGCTGTAAGAGCTGCAGAACATGGGGACATCAACCTAATCACTTTACTGATGGGAGCCAGTGCTGATGGCCTTCAAGTGCTAAGAAGAGATGGTAAATGGATCCCAATTACTGCCTTACCGGATCAGCTGGTGGTAAATGTAGGAGACATGTTGGAAAGATTGACCAATAAAAAGCTCAAGTCAACCATCCACAGGGTGGTCAATCCACCACGCGAACTGATGAATACAAGTAGGTATTCCATTCCGTTTTTTTTACATCCAAGATCAGAAATGGATCTTAGTTGCCTAGACTCTTGTGTGGATCAAGACCATCCAAAAGCATTTGAAGACTGCACCGCTGGTGAGTTTTTAGATGAAAGACTAAAAGAATTAGGCCTGAAAAAATAA
- the chrA gene encoding chromate efflux transporter, with protein sequence MTTIRKVRYYIYLKDVLILSLTAFGGPQVFLAMVIDIMVKKRRYITEKDLLELNALCLVLPGPTSTQTVSAIGFRVGGPNLAYLSLLVWILPGTLLMISTAFLIEYLQSHTKGELSFAKFIQPMAIGYIIYASQITIKKMIHSVEAAILMMISAFIAFFYNSPFIFPIMLVIGGLITTHNYNKQPVIEEKSEIKISWDNFIVWATVLIVAAVLGHYTRILPIRLFENFYRNGSLIFGGGQVLVPYLYTEFVEFKNYLSSEEFLTGYAISQSIPGPTFSISSYIGALSMREWGAAGMITGGLVAAAGIFLPGTFLIFFVIRFWDGLKKYRPVRAALEGINAVSCGMLIAAAYLLFEPMENNFINIIIIIGTYILLRYSKIPSPLIIVLGVGIGLIYQWILNSI encoded by the coding sequence ATGACCACCATCAGGAAGGTAAGGTATTATATATATCTAAAAGATGTGCTCATACTTTCTCTGACAGCCTTTGGGGGGCCGCAGGTATTTTTGGCCATGGTCATCGATATAATGGTTAAAAAAAGGAGGTATATCACCGAAAAGGATCTGCTGGAACTGAATGCACTCTGCCTAGTCTTGCCCGGTCCTACCTCCACTCAGACTGTATCAGCCATAGGTTTTAGAGTGGGAGGCCCAAACCTTGCCTACCTTTCTTTATTGGTATGGATACTTCCTGGCACCCTACTTATGATAAGTACGGCATTTTTAATAGAATACCTGCAGTCCCATACAAAAGGTGAATTAAGTTTTGCCAAATTTATTCAGCCCATGGCCATTGGCTATATAATTTATGCTTCCCAAATCACCATAAAAAAAATGATCCACTCAGTGGAAGCTGCAATTTTAATGATGATTTCAGCCTTTATCGCTTTCTTTTATAATTCTCCCTTTATTTTTCCCATCATGTTGGTCATTGGAGGCTTAATCACTACCCATAATTACAATAAACAACCTGTGATTGAAGAAAAATCTGAAATTAAAATCTCTTGGGACAATTTTATTGTTTGGGCAACGGTATTGATTGTAGCGGCTGTACTGGGGCATTATACAAGAATTTTACCCATTAGACTATTTGAAAACTTCTATAGAAATGGTTCCCTTATATTTGGAGGAGGGCAGGTTTTGGTCCCCTATTTATACACTGAGTTTGTTGAGTTTAAAAACTACCTGAGCTCTGAAGAATTCCTAACAGGCTATGCAATATCCCAAAGTATCCCTGGACCAACTTTTAGTATTAGCTCGTATATTGGAGCATTGTCCATGAGAGAATGGGGAGCAGCGGGAATGATTACAGGTGGCTTGGTAGCCGCTGCAGGAATTTTCCTCCCCGGAACTTTTCTAATCTTCTTTGTGATTCGATTTTGGGATGGTTTAAAAAAATACCGTCCAGTTAGGGCAGCTTTAGAAGGCATCAATGCGGTGAGTTGCGGCATGTTGATCGCTGCAGCTTACCTTCTATTCGAGCCCATGGAAAACAATTTCATTAATATAATTATTATTATCGGCACCTATATTCTTTTGAGATATAGTAAAATCCCCTCTCCTTTGATCATCGTTCTGGGTGTAGGAATAGGCTTAATTTACCAATGGATCTTAAATAGCATCTAG
- a CDS encoding BlaI/MecI/CopY family transcriptional regulator, which yields MKLSKSEEKLMELIWSNQPIFMKELLEIIPVPKPAPSTVATLLKRMQQKGYVGFKLYGNSRQYHALVEKPEYFSGQVKTIIKDFFSNSPLQFASFFTKKADLTTEELKELKGLVEMEIKRRKE from the coding sequence ATGAAGTTGTCTAAATCTGAAGAAAAGTTAATGGAGCTGATTTGGTCTAACCAGCCCATTTTCATGAAGGAGCTATTGGAGATTATCCCGGTACCGAAACCTGCTCCTAGCACGGTTGCAACGCTATTGAAGCGTATGCAACAAAAAGGATATGTTGGGTTCAAGTTGTATGGCAATTCAAGGCAGTATCATGCATTGGTGGAAAAGCCGGAATATTTTTCAGGTCAGGTAAAAACAATCATTAAAGATTTTTTCTCGAATTCCCCCCTTCAATTTGCTTCCTTTTTTACCAAGAAGGCAGATCTCACTACAGAAGAGTTGAAGGAATTGAAAGGACTTGTAGAAATGGAGATTAAACGTAGAAAAGAATGA
- a CDS encoding group III truncated hemoglobin — translation MEKEKGDLKSLTQIKELVDLFYEKVRMDPLIGPIFEEKIKGNWDKHLEKMYQFWQTVLLSEHTYYGSPFPPHANLPIDQNHFERWLMLFQETLRENFFGEKANEAMWRASKMAEMFQLKIAYYQNRNISPLG, via the coding sequence TTGGAGAAAGAAAAAGGGGATTTAAAATCCTTAACCCAAATAAAAGAATTAGTGGACCTGTTTTACGAAAAAGTTAGAATGGATCCGTTAATCGGGCCTATTTTTGAAGAAAAAATAAAAGGCAATTGGGACAAGCATTTAGAAAAAATGTATCAATTTTGGCAAACAGTATTGCTGAGTGAACATACCTATTATGGAAGCCCTTTTCCACCCCATGCCAATCTACCTATAGATCAGAATCATTTTGAACGCTGGTTGATGTTGTTTCAGGAGACCCTTCGAGAGAATTTTTTTGGAGAAAAAGCAAATGAAGCAATGTGGAGAGCTTCCAAAATGGCTGAAATGTTTCAGTTGAAAATAGCCTATTACCAAAACAGAAATATTAGCCCATTGGGTTAA